A part of Thermocrinis albus DSM 14484 genomic DNA contains:
- the lpxK gene encoding tetraacyldisaccharide 4'-kinase: MTLNPYAWVVNLRNYLYDKKLLPVCKPKVPVVSVGNLSVGGSGKTSVVRFLAESFSRHLHVVILSRGYRRKSKGTVVVSVRGDVKVSWEEAGDEAYMLAKVLPNTSVVVDEDRCRGAAIAVRELKADMLLLDDGFQHRRIHRDIDLLLLKREDVTDRVLPFGRLREPFDNYKRAHAVILAYQELGEWDLDLPAVRFNMVRENWKVLSTSGEVIDPSGYEFVAFCGLGDNNQFFRTLDILGIKTKARLSFPDHHHYRDLHLLKDQLYITTLKDAVKFPPYPNLFYLDFSVRVEGLIEWISRKLNIIINLRAGSSAGRATDS; the protein is encoded by the coding sequence ATGACACTCAATCCCTACGCGTGGGTTGTGAATCTGAGAAACTACCTCTATGACAAGAAACTCCTACCTGTGTGTAAACCAAAGGTACCCGTAGTGTCTGTGGGAAACCTATCGGTGGGTGGTAGCGGGAAGACCTCTGTGGTGAGATTTTTGGCAGAAAGTTTCTCCCGTCATCTTCACGTAGTTATTCTTTCTCGGGGCTACAGGAGAAAGAGTAAAGGTACAGTGGTGGTTTCTGTGAGAGGTGATGTAAAGGTCAGTTGGGAGGAGGCCGGGGACGAAGCTTACATGCTGGCCAAGGTCCTTCCTAACACCAGTGTGGTGGTGGACGAAGACAGATGCAGAGGTGCCGCCATTGCGGTGAGAGAGCTGAAAGCGGATATGCTCCTGTTGGATGACGGTTTCCAACACAGGCGGATCCACAGAGACATAGATCTTCTCCTTCTGAAAAGAGAGGATGTTACCGACAGAGTTCTGCCCTTCGGGCGGTTGAGGGAACCCTTTGACAACTACAAGAGAGCCCACGCCGTCATACTGGCCTACCAGGAGCTGGGAGAGTGGGACTTGGATCTTCCTGCAGTGCGTTTTAACATGGTGAGGGAAAACTGGAAGGTCCTTTCTACCTCAGGAGAGGTGATAGATCCTTCGGGATACGAGTTTGTAGCCTTCTGTGGTCTTGGTGATAACAATCAGTTTTTTCGCACGCTGGATATTCTCGGAATAAAGACAAAGGCACGTCTGTCCTTCCCAGACCATCATCATTACAGAGATCTCCACCTGTTGAAGGACCAACTTTACATAACCACCCTCAAGGATGCTGTCAAGTTTCCACCTTATCCCAACCTCTTTTATCTTGACTTCAGCGTCCGGGTGGAGGGTTTAATAGAATGGATAAGCCGTAAGTTGAATATAATTATAAATCTGAGGGCTGGTAGCTCAGCTGGCAGAGCAACGGACTCTTAA
- a CDS encoding ComF family protein: protein MRKVLRFLGLSEGGCVHCGKPLAEDFVCDHCVKQIKACVPHPVSPPQYLLSAWVFGTYTGPLRSVLLSIKFHQNLLLARQLGEWISDFLKELIDYVDPHAVSFPPLNIRRYWSRGFNHVEEILRGAQITPISLFRRGGFDPPMAGMDKERRGRVVMSYHLKENTKPFVEGKRILLVDDILTTGATSSKLAQLLYEAGAREVHAFFVAGELHRLS from the coding sequence GTGAGAAAAGTTCTGAGGTTTTTAGGACTCTCGGAAGGGGGATGTGTTCACTGTGGTAAACCTTTGGCAGAAGATTTTGTCTGTGACCACTGTGTGAAACAGATAAAGGCATGTGTACCCCACCCAGTGTCTCCACCTCAGTACCTTCTGTCGGCGTGGGTTTTTGGAACCTACACAGGTCCACTACGTTCTGTTCTGCTCAGCATAAAGTTTCACCAAAATCTCCTGTTGGCAAGACAGCTGGGAGAGTGGATATCAGACTTTCTAAAAGAGCTGATAGATTACGTGGATCCTCATGCAGTGAGCTTTCCTCCCCTCAACATAAGACGTTACTGGTCAAGGGGTTTTAACCACGTAGAAGAGATACTGAGAGGTGCTCAGATAACTCCCATCAGTCTCTTCAGGAGAGGTGGTTTTGATCCACCTATGGCGGGTATGGATAAAGAGAGAAGAGGGCGTGTTGTTATGTCCTATCACCTGAAGGAAAATACGAAACCTTTCGTGGAAGGGAAGAGGATTCTGCTGGTGGATGACATTCTGACAACGGGTGCCACCTCTTCCAAACTGGCCCAGCTTCTCTATGAGGCAGGAGCCAGAGAGGTGCACGCTTTCTTTGTGGCCGGAGAGTTACACAGGTTGTCTTAA
- a CDS encoding UDP-N-acetylmuramoyl-L-alanyl-D-glutamate--2,6-diaminopimelate ligase, protein MEVKGITHNSKEVYEGYIFVAIEGTNTDGHQFVEEALRRGAIRVYVEKDVGIEDPRIVKVSDTRKLLGELCHEFYGRPSEKLQVIGVTGTNGKTTTTHILESVFRTAGIKVGLIGTIYYRLGDKVYRYEGRTTPDPVEWHSTLKAMLEDGAQVVCAEISSHALHQRRVWGTKFFTTIFTNLSQDHLDYHGDMENYFSAKLLLFTQYPQEFSVINADDPYGKRIVSVVGKRARTYGKEGDLRITNFETSLEGSRLEVEYEGKRYRFFSHLRGEFQAYNLSAAILTAFLRGIDPQVVEEGVKDVRVPGRFETYRKDGKTVIVDYAHTPDALEKLLRTARGITRGRLLVVFGAGGNRDRTKRPLMGEVAQNWADVIVLTSDNPRWEDPISIIEDIMEGISQKNKVLVEPDREKAIRLAVEMAKEGDVVVIAGKGHEDYQEIKGVRYPFSDSAVVREILHV, encoded by the coding sequence ATGGAAGTGAAGGGAATAACCCACAACTCTAAAGAGGTTTATGAAGGGTACATATTTGTTGCCATAGAGGGGACCAATACGGATGGCCACCAGTTTGTAGAAGAAGCCCTCAGGAGAGGTGCCATTAGAGTGTACGTGGAAAAGGATGTAGGGATAGAGGACCCACGCATAGTGAAGGTTTCCGATACCAGAAAGCTTTTGGGAGAACTGTGCCACGAGTTTTACGGAAGACCCTCCGAGAAGCTGCAGGTGATAGGAGTTACAGGTACCAATGGCAAGACTACGACCACCCACATACTGGAGTCGGTGTTTAGAACGGCGGGCATTAAGGTAGGTCTCATAGGAACCATCTACTACAGGTTGGGGGATAAGGTTTATCGGTACGAAGGAAGAACCACTCCCGACCCAGTAGAGTGGCACTCCACCTTGAAAGCCATGCTGGAGGATGGTGCTCAGGTGGTGTGTGCAGAAATCTCCTCCCACGCGCTGCATCAAAGAAGAGTCTGGGGAACCAAGTTCTTTACCACCATTTTCACCAACCTGTCACAAGATCACTTGGACTACCACGGTGATATGGAAAATTACTTCTCTGCCAAGCTCCTGCTGTTTACCCAATACCCCCAGGAGTTTTCTGTTATAAACGCCGATGACCCTTACGGAAAAAGGATAGTGTCCGTTGTGGGAAAGAGAGCGAGGACATACGGTAAGGAAGGTGACCTTCGCATAACCAACTTTGAGACATCTCTGGAGGGTTCCCGTCTGGAGGTGGAGTATGAAGGTAAACGCTACCGTTTCTTCTCCCACCTAAGGGGTGAGTTTCAGGCCTATAACCTCAGCGCCGCCATACTAACGGCCTTCCTTAGAGGTATAGATCCTCAGGTGGTGGAAGAGGGGGTTAAGGATGTGAGAGTACCCGGTAGGTTCGAAACGTACCGTAAGGATGGGAAAACCGTGATAGTAGACTACGCTCACACGCCCGACGCTTTAGAGAAACTTCTCAGGACCGCCAGAGGTATAACAAGAGGCAGGCTGCTGGTAGTGTTTGGAGCTGGAGGTAACAGGGATAGAACCAAAAGACCCCTCATGGGTGAGGTGGCCCAGAACTGGGCAGATGTGATCGTACTGACCTCCGATAACCCTCGCTGGGAAGATCCCATAAGCATCATAGAGGATATAATGGAAGGGATAAGCCAGAAGAATAAGGTGCTGGTAGAACCGGACAGAGAAAAGGCCATAAGGCTGGCTGTAGAAATGGCAAAGGAAGGTGACGTAGTGGTGATAGCGGGTAAAGGTCACGAGGATTATCAGGAAATAAAGGGAGTGAGGTATCCCTTCAGCGACAGCGCAGTGGTTAGGGAGATACTGCATGTGTGA
- a CDS encoding cytochrome-c peroxidase — protein sequence MRKKLLVLSVVGVGVATGLSAGEKVDPLLAMARQYFQPLPKVVDNPQNPVTPEKVELGKMLYHDPRLSKSGLISCNTCHNLASYGVDNLPTSVGHGWAIGPRNAPTVYNAALQIAQFWDGRAKDLEEQAQGPILNPIEMAMPSKEFAVERIKSIPQYVELFKKAFPNEKDPVTYENIAKAIAAFERTLMTPSRFDRFLQGDTNALTQKEKEGLKLFVEVGCVACHNGPNLGGNMFMKFGQVTDYWRVTRPYVLKDKPTIPVDVGRFAVTHKEEDMYVFKVPPLRNVEKTYPYFHDGSVWKLEDAVRIMAETQLGKKLTPQEVDKIVAFLKSLTGEIPKHALELPVLPASTDRTSKPEFK from the coding sequence ATGAGGAAGAAGCTGCTGGTACTGAGTGTGGTAGGTGTGGGAGTAGCTACAGGCTTATCTGCCGGCGAGAAGGTGGATCCCCTTTTGGCCATGGCCAGACAGTACTTCCAACCTTTACCTAAGGTGGTGGATAATCCCCAGAACCCGGTAACACCGGAGAAGGTGGAGCTGGGTAAGATGCTCTACCACGATCCCAGACTGTCCAAGAGCGGTCTCATAAGCTGTAACACCTGTCACAATCTTGCCAGCTACGGAGTTGACAACCTTCCAACTTCGGTAGGGCACGGGTGGGCCATAGGACCAAGAAACGCACCCACCGTATACAACGCTGCACTCCAGATAGCTCAGTTCTGGGACGGTAGAGCAAAGGACCTAGAGGAACAAGCACAGGGTCCTATACTGAACCCCATAGAGATGGCCATGCCTTCTAAGGAATTTGCGGTAGAGAGGATAAAGTCCATTCCTCAGTACGTGGAACTCTTCAAGAAAGCTTTTCCCAACGAAAAAGATCCTGTCACTTACGAAAACATAGCTAAGGCGATAGCTGCCTTTGAGAGAACTCTTATGACACCCTCACGCTTTGACAGGTTCCTGCAGGGGGATACCAACGCCCTCACCCAGAAGGAAAAGGAAGGTCTTAAACTTTTCGTGGAAGTAGGGTGCGTGGCATGTCACAACGGTCCCAACCTGGGTGGTAACATGTTTATGAAGTTCGGACAGGTCACCGACTACTGGAGGGTTACGCGTCCCTACGTGTTGAAGGACAAACCTACTATCCCGGTAGATGTGGGAAGGTTTGCCGTTACCCACAAAGAGGAAGATATGTATGTCTTCAAAGTTCCACCCCTCAGAAATGTGGAAAAAACCTATCCTTACTTCCACGACGGGAGTGTGTGGAAGTTGGAGGATGCTGTGAGGATAATGGCGGAAACGCAGCTGGGTAAAAAGCTCACACCTCAGGAAGTGGATAAGATCGTTGCTTTCCTAAAGAGTCTCACCGGTGAGATACCCAAGCATGCTTTGGAACTCCCCGTACTACCTGCCTCCACCGACAGGACATCCAAGCCGGAGTTTAAGTGA
- a CDS encoding TraR/DksA C4-type zinc finger protein yields MEHLSQEQIMELKRDLLNLREAIIKNAQQQIKDPSNITFEGGDEIDRANIEVERYLNLQRIRTRELKLLRKIDYALMKMEAGSYGVCESCGAPIPFERLKARPVTTMCINCKELEEESEAE; encoded by the coding sequence ATGGAACATCTCTCCCAAGAACAGATAATGGAACTAAAGAGGGACCTTTTGAACCTGAGGGAGGCCATCATAAAGAACGCACAGCAACAGATAAAGGATCCTTCCAACATCACCTTTGAGGGAGGAGACGAGATAGACAGAGCCAACATAGAGGTGGAAAGATACCTAAATCTACAAAGGATAAGGACAAGGGAACTCAAACTTTTGCGAAAGATAGACTACGCTCTTATGAAGATGGAAGCCGGCAGTTACGGAGTGTGTGAAAGCTGTGGAGCACCCATACCTTTTGAGAGGCTAAAGGCAAGGCCCGTTACCACAATGTGTATAAACTGCAAAGAACTGGAGGAAGAAAGTGAGGCCGAGTGA
- a CDS encoding adenylosuccinate synthase has translation MKKHLVILGAQWGDEGKGKIVDLLSEDYEVVVRYQGGSNAGHTVVVNDQKFVLHLIPTGMLHSHTLGVIAQGMVVDLELLVEEIRLLEERGVNVRDRLLISDRAHLVLPYHKLLDFLLDKKDRIGTTMRGIGPAYMFKYGRKGIRVADLEHEDRLYTKVKENVDFVKDLCEKVYCEKSQIDADEIYAKIVELYKEVRECVTDTTRFLLKTSKRILFEGAQGTLLDVDMGTYPYVTSSNSSALGLSNGTGLPPTYFSSAVIWGVAKAYITRVGEGPFPTELKGPVGDLLREKGGEYGATTGRPRRCGWLDLVALKHAVEVNHLDGIILTKLDVLDGMEEVQVCVAYQYRGKRIEDFPASVHLLEEVEPVYKPMKGWSGSTVGIKDITALPEEALEYVRFIENYTNTPVVMLSTGPRRDQYVWLIEKEHAHR, from the coding sequence ATGAAGAAGCATCTTGTCATTTTAGGCGCCCAATGGGGTGACGAAGGGAAGGGTAAGATAGTGGATCTTCTATCGGAAGACTACGAAGTGGTGGTAAGGTATCAGGGAGGTTCCAACGCTGGCCATACGGTGGTGGTAAATGATCAAAAGTTCGTTTTGCACCTCATCCCAACGGGTATGCTGCATTCACATACCTTGGGTGTCATCGCACAGGGTATGGTGGTGGACTTAGAGCTTTTGGTGGAGGAGATAAGGCTCCTTGAGGAGCGTGGTGTCAATGTGAGAGACAGGCTTCTCATCAGTGACCGGGCTCACCTGGTCCTTCCCTACCACAAACTTCTGGACTTCCTTCTTGATAAGAAAGACAGAATAGGTACCACCATGAGGGGGATAGGTCCCGCTTACATGTTTAAGTACGGCAGGAAGGGTATAAGGGTGGCTGATCTGGAACATGAGGACAGACTCTACACCAAGGTAAAGGAGAACGTGGACTTTGTAAAAGATCTCTGTGAGAAAGTTTACTGTGAGAAATCTCAGATAGATGCCGATGAGATATACGCCAAAATCGTAGAACTGTACAAAGAAGTAAGGGAGTGTGTGACAGACACCACTCGCTTTCTTTTGAAAACCTCCAAGAGAATCCTCTTTGAAGGTGCGCAGGGTACTCTGCTGGACGTAGACATGGGGACTTACCCTTACGTGACCTCTTCCAACTCCTCTGCTTTAGGACTTTCCAACGGTACCGGACTTCCGCCTACTTACTTTTCCTCCGCCGTCATATGGGGAGTGGCCAAAGCTTACATCACCCGTGTAGGAGAGGGACCATTTCCCACAGAGCTGAAGGGACCTGTGGGGGATCTTTTAAGGGAAAAGGGTGGTGAGTACGGAGCCACTACAGGAAGGCCCAGAAGGTGTGGTTGGTTAGATCTAGTGGCTTTAAAACACGCAGTGGAAGTCAACCACCTGGACGGTATCATCCTCACCAAACTGGACGTTCTGGATGGGATGGAAGAAGTTCAGGTATGCGTCGCTTACCAGTACAGAGGCAAGAGAATAGAAGACTTCCCGGCCAGCGTTCACCTCTTAGAGGAGGTGGAACCTGTTTACAAGCCCATGAAGGGGTGGTCCGGTAGCACGGTAGGTATAAAAGACATCACCGCCCTGCCGGAAGAAGCACTGGAGTACGTAAGATTCATAGAAAACTACACTAACACTCCTGTGGTGATGCTGTCCACCGGACCACGCAGGGACCAGTACGTGTGGCTGATAGAGAAGGAACATGCGCACCGTTGA
- a CDS encoding aminotransferase class I/II-fold pyridoxal phosphate-dependent enzyme: protein MFPRVKKLPKYVFALVNELKYQMRRAGEDIVDLGMGNPDLPPAPHIVDKLCEVAKRDNVHGYSASRGIPRLRKAICDFYERRYGVKLDPDTEAILTIGAKEGYSHLILAMIEPGDTVVVPNPTYPIHYYAPIIAGGDAISVPIQEENFEENFLKSLHDIIRSSFRKPKAVVVSFPHNPTTQCVSIEFFKELVNLALKEEVFVIHDFAYADLGFDGYEPPSILQVEGAKKIAVELYSMSKGFSMAGWRVAFVLGNEIMIKNLAHLKSYLDYGVFTPIQVASIIALESPYEIVQKNRDVYQKRRDVLVEGLRRIGWEVKKPKGSMFVWAKIPEWIGMNSLDFAMFLLKEAKVAVSPGIGFGEYGEGYVRFALVENEHRIRQAVRGIKRAFEKLRQPV from the coding sequence ATGTTTCCACGGGTGAAAAAGCTACCCAAGTATGTTTTTGCTCTCGTCAACGAGCTTAAGTATCAGATGAGAAGAGCAGGGGAAGACATAGTGGATCTGGGTATGGGAAACCCTGATCTTCCTCCCGCTCCCCACATAGTAGACAAGCTGTGTGAAGTGGCCAAAAGAGATAACGTGCACGGTTATTCGGCCTCCAGAGGCATACCCAGACTTAGGAAGGCCATATGTGATTTTTACGAGAGAAGGTACGGCGTAAAACTGGACCCGGACACAGAAGCTATACTGACCATAGGTGCCAAGGAAGGTTACTCTCACCTCATACTGGCTATGATAGAACCGGGAGACACTGTGGTGGTACCTAATCCCACCTATCCCATTCACTACTATGCTCCCATCATAGCAGGGGGAGATGCCATATCTGTTCCCATACAGGAGGAAAATTTTGAAGAGAACTTCCTCAAGAGTCTCCACGACATTATAAGGTCTTCTTTCCGAAAACCCAAGGCTGTGGTGGTGAGTTTTCCCCACAACCCCACCACCCAGTGTGTAAGTATAGAGTTTTTTAAGGAACTGGTAAATCTGGCCTTAAAGGAAGAGGTTTTCGTTATACACGATTTCGCTTACGCGGACCTTGGTTTTGATGGTTATGAACCTCCTTCCATCCTCCAGGTGGAGGGTGCCAAAAAGATAGCTGTGGAGCTCTACTCCATGTCCAAGGGATTCTCTATGGCTGGGTGGAGAGTAGCCTTTGTCCTTGGTAACGAGATCATGATCAAAAATCTGGCTCACCTCAAGAGTTATTTGGATTATGGGGTGTTTACTCCCATACAGGTGGCTTCTATAATAGCTCTGGAGAGTCCTTACGAAATCGTCCAGAAGAACCGCGACGTGTATCAGAAGAGGAGGGATGTACTGGTAGAAGGTTTAAGGCGCATAGGTTGGGAGGTAAAAAAGCCCAAGGGGAGTATGTTTGTGTGGGCCAAGATACCCGAATGGATCGGGATGAACTCTCTGGACTTTGCCATGTTCCTCCTGAAGGAAGCCAAGGTGGCTGTCTCACCGGGTATAGGTTTTGGAGAGTATGGAGAAGGTTACGTAAGGTTTGCCTTAGTGGAGAATGAACACAGAATAAGGCAGGCGGTGAGAGGTATAAAGAGAGCCTTTGAGAAGTTAAGACAACCTGTGTAA
- the radC gene encoding RadC family protein, with the protein MYPVRRFKDLPQELKPREKMIKKGPSSLSEEELVAIVLGSGTKEEDVLTLAEKVVSIGWDRIREMKVEDLTNAVKGLGVAKACQIKAVVELSSRINDPYSHIRISSPEDVYQFVKDKVDDRREHLVAVYLGPNNKVIDYEVVAIGRMNSLYAEPKDILYRAVHTACYSIVVVHNHPKGDLKPSQEDIEFTKRLKKACELLGFQLLDHLIINKKGYVSLLQTGLM; encoded by the coding sequence ATGTATCCTGTCAGGAGGTTTAAGGACCTTCCTCAAGAACTCAAACCACGGGAGAAGATGATAAAGAAGGGTCCTTCTTCTTTATCGGAGGAGGAGCTTGTAGCTATAGTGTTGGGGTCTGGCACCAAGGAGGAGGATGTGCTGACACTGGCGGAGAAGGTGGTTTCCATAGGGTGGGATAGGATAAGAGAGATGAAGGTGGAGGATCTGACCAACGCGGTGAAGGGACTTGGTGTGGCCAAGGCATGCCAGATAAAGGCTGTTGTAGAACTTTCATCCCGTATAAATGATCCTTATAGCCACATCAGGATAAGCTCCCCTGAGGATGTGTATCAGTTTGTCAAAGACAAAGTAGATGACAGGAGAGAGCACCTTGTGGCGGTGTACTTAGGACCCAACAACAAGGTGATAGACTACGAAGTAGTAGCTATAGGTAGGATGAACTCTCTCTATGCTGAACCTAAAGACATCCTATACAGAGCGGTGCATACGGCCTGCTACTCCATCGTAGTGGTCCACAACCACCCCAAAGGTGACCTGAAACCTTCTCAGGAAGATATAGAATTTACAAAAAGACTCAAAAAAGCCTGTGAGCTTCTGGGCTTTCAGCTTCTTGATCACCTTATCATCAACAAGAAAGGTTACGTATCCCTTCTGCAGACCGGTTTGATGTGA
- the moaC gene encoding cyclic pyranopterin monophosphate synthase MoaC, which produces MRTVDVSVKPQTLRQATACGRIKLKEETIKAIREGRVPKGDVLAACQLAGVMAVKRTSDLLPFCHPLMVDHVEVSAELKESFLEVRATVRGVGRTGYEMEALTAVCVALLTVYDMCKGIDDSMVIEEVKLTEKTGGRSQWGTTLKGKRVFVDTETSLRKLIEDHLLRLKAHILADSQEKADILITTREIKLDEEFFGLEQVVNATLFSFHPTRLRHGVRLGRWRGLFCVVLEKDELIVDLFFTSFGELMAGWLS; this is translated from the coding sequence ATGCGCACCGTTGATGTTTCCGTTAAACCCCAGACTTTACGTCAGGCAACCGCCTGTGGCAGGATAAAACTTAAGGAAGAAACTATAAAAGCTATTAGGGAGGGGAGAGTTCCCAAAGGGGATGTGTTGGCTGCCTGCCAGCTGGCGGGTGTGATGGCCGTCAAAAGGACGAGTGATCTTCTACCCTTCTGTCATCCTTTGATGGTGGATCATGTGGAGGTCTCTGCAGAGCTAAAAGAAAGTTTCCTGGAAGTGAGAGCTACCGTAAGGGGTGTGGGGAGAACAGGTTACGAGATGGAAGCTCTCACCGCCGTGTGTGTGGCTCTTCTTACTGTGTACGATATGTGTAAAGGTATAGACGATAGTATGGTGATAGAAGAGGTGAAACTTACAGAGAAGACAGGGGGCAGATCTCAGTGGGGTACTACCCTGAAGGGTAAGAGGGTTTTTGTGGATACAGAAACTTCTCTACGGAAACTGATAGAGGATCACCTTCTGAGGCTAAAGGCCCATATCCTGGCAGATTCTCAAGAAAAGGCGGATATTCTCATAACTACAAGGGAGATAAAGCTGGATGAAGAGTTCTTTGGACTGGAACAGGTGGTAAACGCTACCCTCTTCTCCTTTCATCCTACGCGCCTAAGACACGGGGTGAGGTTGGGAAGGTGGAGAGGTCTGTTCTGTGTAGTGTTAGAAAAGGACGAGCTTATAGTAGATCTCTTCTTTACCAGTTTTGGGGAGCTGATGGCCGGATGGCTATCATAA
- the rimO gene encoding 30S ribosomal protein S12 methylthiotransferase RimO, translated as MRVAVISLGCAKNLVDTEVLLGKLVKGGAKLVNDPSKADVIIVNTCGFIQQAKEEAIDTILDWADGKRKVVVMGCLVERYREEMKKEFPEVSAFFGTESWDQIIQYLGLKEVKSSERVLTTPPSYAYLKVAEGCNRTCSFCAIPLIRGRHRSKPLEDLLEEARNLAERGVKELCIVSQDTGYYGKDLYHRKALVQLLKKLEELEGIEWIRLLYLYPTDVDEELLSYLKDSGKVLPYLDIPLQHVSDRVLKSMRRGYSGSFVRRLLDEVMKNLDNVVLRTTFLVGYPEEREEDFRELLRFVEEGYFHWVGVFTYSHEENTPAYPLGDPIPQDEKELRRDAIMKAQQEITFRKNAQLVGREMDLLVDSYDEELGIVPVGRVYLQAPEVDGICYVEADRPISPGEKLKVKVTEAVGYDLKVEVC; from the coding sequence ATGAGGGTGGCCGTCATAAGTCTGGGTTGTGCCAAGAATCTGGTGGACACAGAGGTACTTTTGGGGAAGCTGGTAAAAGGTGGAGCAAAACTGGTAAACGACCCCTCTAAGGCGGATGTAATTATCGTAAACACCTGCGGTTTCATACAGCAAGCCAAAGAGGAGGCTATAGACACCATACTGGATTGGGCCGATGGGAAGAGAAAAGTGGTGGTGATGGGGTGTTTGGTGGAACGATATCGAGAGGAGATGAAGAAAGAGTTTCCGGAGGTGAGTGCCTTTTTTGGAACGGAGAGCTGGGACCAGATAATCCAGTATCTTGGACTTAAGGAAGTAAAGTCTTCCGAAAGGGTTCTCACTACGCCACCTTCTTACGCCTATCTGAAGGTGGCAGAAGGTTGCAACAGAACATGTTCTTTCTGTGCCATACCTCTCATAAGAGGGAGACATAGGTCCAAGCCCCTTGAGGATCTTCTGGAGGAGGCAAGGAACCTTGCGGAAAGGGGCGTCAAAGAACTGTGTATAGTGTCTCAGGACACTGGCTACTACGGCAAGGACCTCTATCACAGGAAAGCTCTTGTTCAACTTCTAAAGAAACTGGAAGAGCTGGAGGGTATAGAGTGGATAAGACTCCTTTATCTGTATCCCACCGATGTTGATGAGGAACTTCTCAGTTATCTCAAGGATTCCGGTAAAGTTCTGCCATACCTGGACATACCCTTACAGCACGTGTCGGACAGGGTTCTCAAAAGTATGAGAAGGGGTTACAGCGGAAGCTTTGTACGTCGCCTTCTGGATGAAGTGATGAAGAACTTAGATAACGTGGTTCTTCGTACCACCTTTCTGGTAGGTTATCCGGAGGAGAGAGAGGAGGATTTCAGAGAGCTTTTACGTTTCGTAGAAGAGGGTTACTTCCATTGGGTAGGTGTGTTCACTTACTCCCACGAAGAGAACACCCCCGCTTATCCTCTGGGTGATCCTATACCTCAGGATGAGAAGGAACTCAGACGCGATGCCATCATGAAAGCCCAGCAAGAGATAACTTTCCGTAAGAACGCACAGCTGGTAGGCAGAGAGATGGATCTTTTGGTGGACAGCTATGACGAAGAGCTGGGTATAGTTCCCGTGGGAAGGGTTTACCTGCAGGCACCTGAGGTGGACGGCATCTGTTACGTAGAAGCAGACAGACCCATATCACCGGGAGAAAAACTGAAGGTGAAAGTCACAGAAGCTGTAGGTTACGACCTTAAGGTGGAAGTTTGCTGA